Within Candidatus Atribacteria bacterium, the genomic segment TTTACCTCTTTCCATCTTCTCTTCTCTTGTTTTTATTTTTTACGTCTTGCCCTTTTTAATAACTTGTCTTTTTAATTTCTTAATTTAATTTTTTTAAGAAGAATCCCTCTTTTTTATCTTCAATAAAATAACAAAAATTCCTACGACCAAAACAAATTGTCCTACCGGGGAATTGAAATCTATTATATTCCCCAAAGCAATATATTCGGGAGTGGGAATCAATATTAAATCTTCCACCATTTCTTCAGCGCTAAAATTTTTTCTCAGTTTTGTTAGAACAAAGGCTTCATCTATCAAGCCCTGTAAAATGGGATATTCCTTTAATTCATTTGGAGTAATCATTTTACTATATTCTTCCGCTGCTCCAGGAAAAGTTACTCTTTCCTCAGAAAAAACATAGATCAATACTTCAGTTCCCCATGATGGTGTGCTTAGTGTACTGATTTTTAAAGGATAGACCAGGTCATCGGAAAAGAACATTATACCTATGGGTTGAATAGCACCGGAATAGTTCTCAGAGTTATTTATTGTATCTTCGTGTTGAATTTTCATAGCCACAAAAAACCAATTTTTTTGTATATAATAATTCAATATCTCTTGGCCTTCTACTGGAAAAGCATAACCATTATCATTTAACCATTTCTCTAAACTATTTGGATCAGTGGCAGATAAGGTAGTGGTGGAATAAATTCCCACCTGATTTTCTTCCCAAACTTGTACTCCGTCTTCATCTTCTAAACCAGGAACCGGGATACCTCCTCCCCACCCACAACCAAAACTCGAAGGAGGGGGAGGTAGAGTTAACTGATGTAATTCATAAAATATATCATCTTCAACGGAGAATAATTTGGGATAAGCTGGCACCGGAATAACCCAAGCAAAATCCCCTGCATTTCCTTCATAATCTATCTGAAAAATGATCTTCTCCACCATATCATCAAAGACAATCATTGCTAACTGATTGGGTTCATATATATCTCTATATAACTGGGTAAAAAAACCACCATCAGCCAAAGAAATCGGAGCTAAATAGAAAGTTAACATGATAAAAATTAAAATCACAAAGAATATTTTTTTCAAAAATTTTCACCTCTTTTATAATTAAAATCTAACAGCTAATTATATTTAAGGCAAGACATTATCATTTATTAATCGGCCTTTATCAAATAAAGAGAATATTATCAATCTCTAAATCAAATGTATCTTGTACTCCGTTAACATCAACAGTGTAAGTACCGGCTGGTAATCCATAAACCTCTAAATGAATGATTTTTTCAAAGGGAGCGAGTACTTGTATGCAGGCTCCGGGAGGACGATAAGTTTTAA encodes:
- a CDS encoding DUF2330 domain-containing protein, with protein sequence MKKIFFVILIFIMLTFYLAPISLADGGFFTQLYRDIYEPNQLAMIVFDDMVEKIIFQIDYEGNAGDFAWVIPVPAYPKLFSVEDDIFYELHQLTLPPPPSSFGCGWGGGIPVPGLEDEDGVQVWEENQVGIYSTTTLSATDPNSLEKWLNDNGYAFPVEGQEILNYYIQKNWFFVAMKIQHEDTINNSENYSGAIQPIGIMFFSDDLVYPLKISTLSTPSWGTEVLIYVFSEERVTFPGAAEEYSKMITPNELKEYPILQGLIDEAFVLTKLRKNFSAEEMVEDLILIPTPEYIALGNIIDFNSPVGQFVLVVGIFVILLKIKKRDSS